The following coding sequences lie in one Chelonia mydas isolate rCheMyd1 chromosome 6, rCheMyd1.pri.v2, whole genome shotgun sequence genomic window:
- the TNFAIP2 gene encoding tumor necrosis factor alpha-induced protein 2 isoform X2 yields MDKISKDCVTGVKLPGKPSTSSESEPHIVSIESAVEETQPKDQMKTESQGQDSVLGDSHEPSTEANESCPHSSECRDSPKKKKKGIKGKLKDAFSNFWGGQKIENLIENDGALTAEQIREHLESDHFFDATKQLIALEWALYSNLSGKSEEELSREQSEVESLYELLRCKVFSIIKNSIILAPANPKLLRHAVYAIEEQEVEDEKYKSEKLPDQIVSYRPRKWREVWMDTVKQSVADRMKDIQRTSCAKNLSTTAHCLLHMGRTMKEDMTTVVECIKQHYHAQFNVCSTYAECYHSYFSSQLQQIADFELGDKDTYLLLTWVQNLYPNDIRKNSILVKELDEAKLGSLLPPKMIKQLEATYLYNEAASVKNWLAKSLEMEVKRWTEEKEPEKLDGRFHSELAIDVIQTIHGGQKRAAEITPELGNQLSIVLLVELSTFLKSYKKALEEFKEKNKQHGYFKAMIIANINNCMNFRDHTEKTTTSAQDSTRLKILATLREIENSGYDELLQDLFLELKPIFRKFTQSKWLSCSETMDEIIQATSNHLSEFKTLLDPFYQGIMEKIHGHLVREYIVRLMKKKVSLKTPELQQNLSKLISAHASHLQSFCKEKGSKATWLDSALPKLAEIIILQDSSAIKIEVAILANTYPDISKKHLAAILYIKGNLPNSEVRSILSILDISTKSTTSCDPLFSAIRIS; encoded by the exons ATGGATAAGATTTCTAAGGACTGCGTCACTGGAGTAAAGCTGCCTGGAAAACCTTCCACATCATCAGAATCCGAACCACATATTGTGTCTATTGAATCAGCTGTGGAAGAGACCCAGCCAAAAGATCAGATGAAAACTGAAAGCCAAGGACAAGATTCTGTTCTCGGAGACTCACATGaaccttccactgaagccaatgagagctgtcCTCATTCATCTGAGTGCAGAGATAgtcccaaaaagaaaaagaagggaatAAAGGGAAAACTAAAAGATGCCTTTTCCAATTTTTGGGGTGGTCAGAAGATAGAGAATCTAATAGAAAACGATGGAGCATTGACAG CTGAACAAATCAGAGAGCACCTTGAAAGTGACCATTTCTTCGATGCCACTAAACAGCTGATTGCTCTGGAGTGGGCCCTCTACAGCAACTTAAGTGGCAAGAGTGAAGAGGAATTGTCAAGGGAGCAAAGCGAAGTGGAATCACTTTATGAACTACTGAGGTGTAAAGTCTTCAGCATCATAAAGAATTCGATAATCCTAGCACCAGCTAATCCAAAGTTACTACGGCATGCCGTGTACGCAATAGAagagcaggaggtggaggatGAGAAATACAAGTCAGAGAAGCTACCTGACCAGATCGTGAGTTACAGACCCAGAAAATGGAGGGAGGTTTGGATGGACACAGTGAAGCAGTCTGTAGCTGATCGTATGAAAGACATCCAGCGCACTAGCTGTGCTAAGAACCTGTCTACAACTGCTCATTGCCTCCTGCACATGGGAAGGACAATGAAAGAGGATATGACAACAGTGGTGGAATGCATTAAACAACATTACCATGCACAGTTTAACGTGTGCAGCACATATGCAGAATGTTACCACAGCTATTTCTCTTCTCAGCTGCAGCAGATTGCTGACTTTGAACTGGGAGATAAGGACACATATCTCCTCCTCACTTGGGTGCAGAACCTTTATCCAAA TGACATAAGAAAAAATTCCATTTTAGTGAAAGAGTTGGATGAAGCCAAACTGGGGAGCCTTTTGCCACCCAAAATGATCAAACAGCTTGAAGCTACATACCTGTATAATGAAGCG GCTTCTGTCAAGAACTGGCTGGCCAAGAGTTTAGAAATGGAAGTAAAGAGGTGGACAGAAGAGAAAGAACCGGAAAAACTGGATGGACGTTTTCATAGTGAATTAGCCATAGATGTCATCCAG ACTATTCATGGAGGACAAAAGCGAGCTGCAGAAATTACACCTGAACTGGGCAACCAACTGTCTATCGTACTGTTGGTGGAGCtgtcaacatttttgaaaag CTACAAGAAAGCCTTAGaagaatttaaagagaaaaacaagcagCATGGCTATTTCAAGGCTATGATAATTGCAAATATTAACAACTGCATGAATTTTAG AGACCACACGGAGAAAACCACGACATCAGCACAAGACAGCACCAGATTGAAAATACTTGCTACGCTTCGTGAAATAGAGAACAGTGGCTATGATGAACTGCTTCAAGATTTGTTTCTGGAGTTAAAG CCTATTTTTAGAAAGTTCACACAAAGTAAATGGCTTTCGTGCAGTGAAACGATGGATGAAATCATTCAGGCCACCAGCAACCACCTTTCAGAATTCAAGACTCTCCTCGACCCCTTTTACCAG GGCATTATGGAGAAGATTCATGGTCACTTGGTGAGAGAATACATTGTGAGGCTAATGAAGAAGAAAGTCAGCTTGAAAACCCCAGAACTACAGCAAAACTTGTCAAAACTCATTTCAGCTCATGCCTCCCACTTGCAGAGCTTCTGCAAAGAGAAG GGGTCTAAGGCCACATGGTTGGATTCTGCACTCCCAAAACTGGCTGAAATAATCATACTTCAGGATTCAAGTGCCATTAAAATAGAAGTTGCTATACTTGCTAATACATACCCAGATATCAG
- the TNFAIP2 gene encoding tumor necrosis factor alpha-induced protein 2 isoform X1 — translation MIKMMHFFNSSPFGMDKISKDCVTGVKLPGKPSTSSESEPHIVSIESAVEETQPKDQMKTESQGQDSVLGDSHEPSTEANESCPHSSECRDSPKKKKKGIKGKLKDAFSNFWGGQKIENLIENDGALTAEQIREHLESDHFFDATKQLIALEWALYSNLSGKSEEELSREQSEVESLYELLRCKVFSIIKNSIILAPANPKLLRHAVYAIEEQEVEDEKYKSEKLPDQIVSYRPRKWREVWMDTVKQSVADRMKDIQRTSCAKNLSTTAHCLLHMGRTMKEDMTTVVECIKQHYHAQFNVCSTYAECYHSYFSSQLQQIADFELGDKDTYLLLTWVQNLYPNDIRKNSILVKELDEAKLGSLLPPKMIKQLEATYLYNEAASVKNWLAKSLEMEVKRWTEEKEPEKLDGRFHSELAIDVIQTIHGGQKRAAEITPELGNQLSIVLLVELSTFLKSYKKALEEFKEKNKQHGYFKAMIIANINNCMNFRDHTEKTTTSAQDSTRLKILATLREIENSGYDELLQDLFLELKPIFRKFTQSKWLSCSETMDEIIQATSNHLSEFKTLLDPFYQGIMEKIHGHLVREYIVRLMKKKVSLKTPELQQNLSKLISAHASHLQSFCKEKGSKATWLDSALPKLAEIIILQDSSAIKIEVAILANTYPDISKKHLAAILYIKGNLPNSEVRSILSILDISTKSTTSCDPLFSAIRIS, via the exons atgataaaaatgaTGCACTTTTTCAACAGCAGTCCTTTTGGGATGGATAAGATTTCTAAGGACTGCGTCACTGGAGTAAAGCTGCCTGGAAAACCTTCCACATCATCAGAATCCGAACCACATATTGTGTCTATTGAATCAGCTGTGGAAGAGACCCAGCCAAAAGATCAGATGAAAACTGAAAGCCAAGGACAAGATTCTGTTCTCGGAGACTCACATGaaccttccactgaagccaatgagagctgtcCTCATTCATCTGAGTGCAGAGATAgtcccaaaaagaaaaagaagggaatAAAGGGAAAACTAAAAGATGCCTTTTCCAATTTTTGGGGTGGTCAGAAGATAGAGAATCTAATAGAAAACGATGGAGCATTGACAG CTGAACAAATCAGAGAGCACCTTGAAAGTGACCATTTCTTCGATGCCACTAAACAGCTGATTGCTCTGGAGTGGGCCCTCTACAGCAACTTAAGTGGCAAGAGTGAAGAGGAATTGTCAAGGGAGCAAAGCGAAGTGGAATCACTTTATGAACTACTGAGGTGTAAAGTCTTCAGCATCATAAAGAATTCGATAATCCTAGCACCAGCTAATCCAAAGTTACTACGGCATGCCGTGTACGCAATAGAagagcaggaggtggaggatGAGAAATACAAGTCAGAGAAGCTACCTGACCAGATCGTGAGTTACAGACCCAGAAAATGGAGGGAGGTTTGGATGGACACAGTGAAGCAGTCTGTAGCTGATCGTATGAAAGACATCCAGCGCACTAGCTGTGCTAAGAACCTGTCTACAACTGCTCATTGCCTCCTGCACATGGGAAGGACAATGAAAGAGGATATGACAACAGTGGTGGAATGCATTAAACAACATTACCATGCACAGTTTAACGTGTGCAGCACATATGCAGAATGTTACCACAGCTATTTCTCTTCTCAGCTGCAGCAGATTGCTGACTTTGAACTGGGAGATAAGGACACATATCTCCTCCTCACTTGGGTGCAGAACCTTTATCCAAA TGACATAAGAAAAAATTCCATTTTAGTGAAAGAGTTGGATGAAGCCAAACTGGGGAGCCTTTTGCCACCCAAAATGATCAAACAGCTTGAAGCTACATACCTGTATAATGAAGCG GCTTCTGTCAAGAACTGGCTGGCCAAGAGTTTAGAAATGGAAGTAAAGAGGTGGACAGAAGAGAAAGAACCGGAAAAACTGGATGGACGTTTTCATAGTGAATTAGCCATAGATGTCATCCAG ACTATTCATGGAGGACAAAAGCGAGCTGCAGAAATTACACCTGAACTGGGCAACCAACTGTCTATCGTACTGTTGGTGGAGCtgtcaacatttttgaaaag CTACAAGAAAGCCTTAGaagaatttaaagagaaaaacaagcagCATGGCTATTTCAAGGCTATGATAATTGCAAATATTAACAACTGCATGAATTTTAG AGACCACACGGAGAAAACCACGACATCAGCACAAGACAGCACCAGATTGAAAATACTTGCTACGCTTCGTGAAATAGAGAACAGTGGCTATGATGAACTGCTTCAAGATTTGTTTCTGGAGTTAAAG CCTATTTTTAGAAAGTTCACACAAAGTAAATGGCTTTCGTGCAGTGAAACGATGGATGAAATCATTCAGGCCACCAGCAACCACCTTTCAGAATTCAAGACTCTCCTCGACCCCTTTTACCAG GGCATTATGGAGAAGATTCATGGTCACTTGGTGAGAGAATACATTGTGAGGCTAATGAAGAAGAAAGTCAGCTTGAAAACCCCAGAACTACAGCAAAACTTGTCAAAACTCATTTCAGCTCATGCCTCCCACTTGCAGAGCTTCTGCAAAGAGAAG GGGTCTAAGGCCACATGGTTGGATTCTGCACTCCCAAAACTGGCTGAAATAATCATACTTCAGGATTCAAGTGCCATTAAAATAGAAGTTGCTATACTTGCTAATACATACCCAGATATCAG